The DNA segment CCTCAATAGATGGAAATATAAAGTAGTTATCTTTCTTTACAAAGAAAAGATTGTCAAGAGATATAAATAGAGGATTATTTTCATCATTGATCATAATCCCCTCCTCTTTTATTATAAACCTTTTTGGAATTCTAATAACTTTCCCTTCAAATGCGATAATATTTATTATAGGAGTTCTATTGTTAATGAAATCTTCAACATGCATCTTTATTTCCAGCTCAATAAGATCTCCTGATATAGATTTCAAATAGACAGGAATCTCTTCACCTCTTATCTCATCTTCTATAAAGAGCTCTCTATCCTCAATGAGCCTATCAAGTATACTATCCTTTAAAACATAGAGAGTAGCGCTTAAGTTATCGACTATTCTAAAGACAGGATCACCTGGGTTGAGTATTACCAATTTTCCAATAGTTTTATATCTGGGTGTTCTATTATCCTTTAGATACTTTTCAATTATTGTTTCATTTATATTTCTACTCAAACTGAGTTCATCAAATTTTTTTGAGAATATTCCACTTTCAGGAGCAAAGAATTTAAATATTCCATTTTCTGTTTCAATCTGTGCAACAAGTGCATCCTTAGGTACTCTGTCTCCCTCTTTAAAAAAATACTCCACTTTTCCTTTGTAGGGAGAAAAAACAATCTTCTCCTTCAGCAAAGCAAAAGCCTTTTTGTTTACCACAATTTTTGATTCCACAGATTCCAATTTAACTGTGTCTGGAATTGAGAGAAAAGAGAGCACATTCTTTCCTTTTATAAATACAAAGGCAACAGAAAGGATTATTATTATAAGTATCCACCTTCTCACTCTTCTTCAGTCCTCCGCTTTCTTCTAAGAAAAGGTGGAATTTTTAGATCATCAGGAGTTAAAATGTCTGATTCAAGACCTTCAAGCATTGCTTCCCTTTTATACTTCGGCTGGAAGTTCGTAGCAATTACTATTATCTTCATCTGGTCTCCAAGCTCTTCATCTATGGTAACTCCAAAGATTATATTCGCCTCTGGATCAACGGAGTTTGAAATAACGCCCATAGCTCTTTTAACTTCGTGTAGGGATATGTTTTTGTTCCCTGCTATGTTCACCACAAGACCCTTTGCTCCAGACAATGATATCTCAAGAAGTGGACTGGTTATAGCGTTCTTTGCTGCCTGCTCTGCCCTTTTATCTCCAGAACCCATACCAACACCAAGCCATGCATTTCCTGCCCCTCTCATTATTTTAGATATATCGTTGAAATCAACATTTATTATTCCTGGCTGTGTAAGGAGATCTGATATTCCCTGAACTCCCTGTCTTAGCGCCTCATCTGCAAGAGAGAAGGAATCCAGCAGGCTCGTCTTTGAAGAGGTTATTTCAAGGAGTCTATTGTTAGAGATAACGATTAGCGTATCCACCTTTTCTTTTAACTGCTCAACACCTTCCTCTGCTGTCATCATTCTTTTTCTACCTTCAAATGTAAAAGGTTTTGTAACAACACCAATTGTTAAAGCACCTATTTCTTTTGCTATTTCTGCTACAATTGGAGATGCTCCTGTTCCAGTTCCCTTGCCCATTCCGGCAGTTATAAATACAAGATCTGCTCCAAGAAGGGCATCCTTTATCTCCTCTCTACTCTCATTGGCAGCTTGTGCTCCAAGCTCAGGATCAGAACCTGCACCAAGACCTTTAGTTGTTTTTGGTCCAATCTGTACGAGTCTGTGTGCCTTTGAGAGTTTGAGCACCTGAACATCAGTGTTTATAGCTATAAACTCCACATTTTTAACATCCCTCTCAATCATTCTATTCACAGCATTGGTGCCTGCTCCACCAACACCCACAACCTTTATTATAGGTTTTGTTTC comes from the Caldisericia bacterium genome and includes:
- the ftsZ gene encoding cell division protein FtsZ, which codes for MGNAYDPWQETKPIIKVVGVGGAGTNAVNRMIERDVKNVEFIAINTDVQVLKLSKAHRLVQIGPKTTKGLGAGSDPELGAQAANESREEIKDALLGADLVFITAGMGKGTGTGASPIVAEIAKEIGALTIGVVTKPFTFEGRKRMMTAEEGVEQLKEKVDTLIVISNNRLLEITSSKTSLLDSFSLADEALRQGVQGISDLLTQPGIINVDFNDISKIMRGAGNAWLGVGMGSGDKRAEQAAKNAITSPLLEISLSGAKGLVVNIAGNKNISLHEVKRAMGVISNSVDPEANIIFGVTIDEELGDQMKIIVIATNFQPKYKREAMLEGLESDILTPDDLKIPPFLRRKRRTEEE